The following DNA comes from Frankia casuarinae.
GGCCGCCGGGGCAGAGCCGGCGCCCGGCGGGGCAGTCGAGCGTCGCCGCGCGCACGGAACCGTCCCAGCAGACGACCGGGACCGGCGGGGATGGCCGCGGCGGCGGGCAGGCTTCGCCCACGGCGACGCCGACCACCGACCCAGGGCAGGCCTTCTGCGGCAGGGGGCACTGGTCGGCCGATCGGCGCACGGAGCCGTCCGGACAGGTAACCGAGGTCTCCTTCTCCCCCTTGGAGCCCGGCTTGGTGGAGTCGGTGACCGGGGACGAGGTGATGGGAGGTGGCGTGGTCTTCGTGCCCTCCGTGGGGCAGGGCGTCCCATCGACCAGGCCGAGCGGCAACGCGGGGGCGGGCGTCGCGCAGTGCCGGGGATCGCCGTCAGCACATCCCCTGTCTGTCCCCATCCCTGTACCCGTCCCCGGCGTTGACGTCGACGCCGGCCCGGAGGTGCACCGGGGTTGCGGGCAGGCACCGTTCGGCGGTGATGACGCCGCCGCGTCGGCCGATCGAGGCGTGCTCGGTGGGCAGGTCGGACCGTGCTGGTCGCAGGGGCCACCCGCATTGCGCGTGGCTGCGGCCGGGCAGGTCGGCGAACTGGACGTGCAGCGCCCACCAGCGTCCGTCGTCGTCCCCGACGGGCAGCTCGTCGCACTCGGATCGGAGTGGGGAGACGGGGTACCGCTGGGGGTCTCCGGGTTCGGCGCCGGATTCGGGATGGGAGGCCGGGACGGGGAGGTGGACGGCAGCGGAGACGTGGACGGGGGGATGGACCGGGTCGGGGACGGCAGCGGGGACGGGGACGCGGATGGCAGCGGGGACGGGGATGCGGACCGGGTCGGGGCTGGGGACGGGGACGGCAGCGGGGACGGGGGGATGGACCGGGACGGGGAGATGGACTCCGACGACGTGCCGGTCGACGTCCCGGGACTGACCATCGCCGTGGCGACGCCGGCCCCGCTGACCAAGAAAAACACAACGACAAACACCGTCGATACCAGACCGCGCGACGGCCGTGGCACGAATCGACCAGATACTCGCTGGCCAGACACCAGAGCGCCCCCCCGGGTGCGGCTGGCAACACGCCCGTTGCCGGCGGCCTGCCCCGGACCGGCGGAGACAACGTGATGCACGTTAGGCGGAAGTCCCGCCCTACGACGATCGATAGGATAACAGTCGCGTTGCCGGTCATCCGGGCCACGGGGGGAAGCGGTGAATGTCAGATTGCCGACGGAGAAGTCGGCGCGGGAAAGTATTTTCGTCGCCGTTTGCCTGACGGCGTGCCTGAGTTGGCTCATGTTACCCATGGCGTCTCCGGTCCATGCGGCGGACGGCGGCGGGGTGGAACTCGGCGTCACCGTCGACGGTCAGCCCCTCGGTGAGGACAACGTGGTCCTCGAAGCCAGTGCGGTCGCCCGCGTGGTGGTCAGCGTGCAGAACCTGACCCGGTCGAATGTCCCCGTCGACTCGGTACGGCTGAGCGGAACCGTGCTCGGCCTCACCTTCTTCGACTACGACACCCGGGTGCGCACAACCATCCCGGCCCGCGGATCGGCGAACTGGACCGTCGACCTGGATGTGCGCGACCTCGACGGTCGGGCCACCGGATTGATGCCGGTGGAGGTGGCGATCCGGGGCGCGGACCTGCACACAGTGGCCAGGGTAGCGGGAACCGCCGACATCCACGGATCGCTGTTGTCCATCTACGGGCTGTTCGGCCTCGGGCTTGTCGTCCTGATGGGGCTGCTCTGGGCCGTCGCGTTGCTCCCGCTCGGTCGCCATGCGGTGCCGGCCACCTGGTGGCAGCGCGGCCTGCGGTTCGTGCCCGCCGGCTGCGGGGTCGGCCTGTTCGTCATCTTCGCGCTTTCAGCCACCCGGCTGCTGTCGCCCGGCATCCCCAGTGATTTCGGCATCACCATCACGGCGACCGCCGTCTGCTTCGGGCTCGGAGCCCTGCTGCCCCAACTGGTCCCGACGACGAGGCGCGGCTGACCCCACCGGCCGTCCACGGCCTACGCGACCGCCTCGTGGTGCCCTCGGCGTGATGCGACGCGACGCGCCGGAGCCGCTTAGAGGACGACGTCACGACGTCAGGGCACCATCGCAGTCGACCGGCGGACCTTCCGAGGAGACCACGTGACCGATCACCTGCGAACCTCGACCGCGGGCCCCGCCCGCCCCGGCCTTCTCGAGGGTCGACGGGCCGCGCATCGGCGCGGTGGGCGCCGGGCTGCCGCGGTCATGGCGACGGGCACGGTGATCCTCGCCTTCACCGCCGCGTGCGGCGGCACAACCACCCCGACGCCACGGCCCACGCCGACCACGCCCGCTTCGGTGTCGGCCAAGCCGTCCCCGACCGGTCCGTTGACGAGCGCGGGAACCGCGGGCGCGACGAAGGTGACGGTCACCGAGACCGAGTTCGTGATCAAACTTTCCCGGAACACGTTCACCCCGGGCATCTACACCTTCGTCACCCAGAATGCCGGGCACGTGACGCACGCGCTGAGGATCGAGGGGCCCGGCCTGCACGAGGCCACGACGAAAGACCTCGCACCCGGTGAGTCCGAGGACCTCACCGTGACTCTGCAGCCGGGTACCTACGAGCTGGACTGCCCGGTCGACAACCACGAGTCGCTGGGGATGAAACTCGACATCACGGTGTCCTGAGCCGTCCGCACCATCTGGGTGGAGTCGGCTGAGGCCCACGTCAGCGCGCCGCTCACCGGCCCGCGCCCGCGACGTTCCGCGCCTCGCGGCCGCAGGCGGGGCGTGTCATTCATTGACAAGCCGACTACAGATCGACACCATCCGGCTTCAGTTAGTAATCAATTGACGGGGTGCCAGCCGGTCCTCCGTCCAGCCATCCCGACCCGATCCGGCGCCAGGATCCTGGCGACCGAACCCGTGCGACCGAACCCGTGCGACGGCGCCCCGGCGGCCACGACGACGGTCGGGAAGGCCTGACCAGGGAGGTCGGCCGTGCCGAACAACCGGAGAACATTCGTCCACCTAGCGGTCATGGCCGCAGCCGCCGCACCGTTGTCCCTCACCGGGCTTCCCCCGGCCCTGGCGGCGCCGGTTCCAGAACCACGACCTGACCCACGCCAGACGACGCCGGCCGGGGTCGGCATTCCCGGACCGGGCAGTCCCGGCTCGCTGACCAGTGGCAACAGCCGCGGACTCTACGTTGGTCACTGGGACAGCGGCGCGTACAGCACCACGGGCTTCCTTTGGCGCGACGGCACCGTGCATGTCCTCAACGGCAGCACAGAGCCGAAGGCGGTGACCGAGGACGGCTTGGTCATCGGCGATTTCGTCAGCCACTACGACCGGCAGGCGTTCCGGCTGGAACACGGAACCTCCCAGCCCCAGGGTCTGGGCTACCTCGGCGGCACCCACACGGCCGGCGGCTACAGCAGCGCCGCGGTGGCGGTCAACCGCGCCGGGGTCATCGTCGGCACCAGCACCACCAACGCCGGTACGTTCCATGCCTTCCGGTGGGCGGACAACCACCTGCAGGACCTGGGTACGCTCGGCGGCCCGAGCAGCTCCGCCGTCGCGGTCACCAGCGCCGGGGCCATCGCCGGCAGCAGTAACACCGCCGCCGGCCCGTCCCACGCCTTCCGCTGGTGGAGAGGCACCCTGCACGACCTGGGTACCCTCGGCGGCCCGTCAAGCACCGCGGTGGCCGCGAACGACGCCGGGCAGATCGTGGGCTACAGCGACACGGCCGACGGGCACACCCACGCCTTCCTCTGGGAACGCGGTCGTCTGATCGACCTCGGTACGCCGCCCGGCGACACCGAATCCTGGGCGATCGGGATCAACAACGCCGGCCAGGTCCTCGTCCTGAGCCGCGGCTCGTCGAACCATGCATTCGTCTGGTGGCACGGCCAGCGCGCGACCATCAGCGTGCCCAGCGGCGACTTTGGGGTGACCGCCATCAACGACCGGGGAACCGTCGCCGGCACGGCGAACGGGCACGCGTTCCGTTGGCGCGACGGCCGTTTCACCGATCTCGGCACGCTGGGCGGGCCGTACAGCGACGCGAACGCCATCACCCCCGCCGACGTCGTCCTCGGTTCCTCGGACCCGGCCGACTCCCCGATTCCGCTCGCGACCTTCTGGCCGGCCCCCGGCCGCTGACGCGGCGGCTGTCCGGTCAGCACAGCACATTGAACACCGTGAGCATGATCTAGTCGGTAAACAGGAGAGCACCACGTCGAACTCGTCGTCAGGGAACGGGAGGTCAGCCGCGTCCGTCTCCGTTCGCTCCAGGCTCAGTCCGCTCACTCCAGGCCCAGTCCAGGCCCGGTCCAGGCCCAGTCCGTGACGCGACCCGCGAGGCGTTTTCGGTCAGGATGGACGATGTCGGACGGAGGAGACCCCGCCGGCACGGCGGACCGCCGGCACCAGCACGGACGACCCGACGGAGGATCATCATGAGCGAGTCCGGAGACATCGCGGTACAGACCCTGCCCGGCCACGTCGCCGTCGTCGAGGTCTGCCGTCCGCCGCACAACTTCTTCGACGTGCGCCTGATCCAGACCCTCGCCGACATCTACGACAAGCTCGGCGCCGACTCCGACGTCCGTGCCGTCGTGCTGTGCTCCCAGGGCAGGAACTTCTGCGCCGGAGCCGACTTCTCCGGCGCGAGTGCGGCCGAGGCGATCTCGGCGGACGAGGGGGCGCCGGCCCTCTACCGCGAGGCGCTACGGCTGTTCGCCTCCCCGATACCGGTCGTGGCCGCGGTGCAGGGCAGCGCGGTCGGCGGCGGGCTGGGGCTCGCGCTGTCCGCGGACTTCCGGGTCGCAAGCCCGGACAGCCGCTTCGCGGCGAACTTCTCCCGGATCGGGCTGCACCAGGGCTTCGGCATCTCGGTGACCCTGCCGGCGGTCGTCGGCCGGCAGAAGGCGCTCGACCTGCTCTACACCGGTCGCCGGGTTGGTGGGCAGGAGGCGTTCGACATCGGCCTCGCCGACCGGCTCGTGCCGAACGCCGAGCTGCGGGAGGCCGCGGTGGCGCTGGCCGGTGAGGTCACCGCCGCCGCGCCGCTGGCCGTGCGCAGCATCCGGGAGACGATGTGGGCGGATCTCGTCCCCGTCATCCGGGCGGCCACCGAGCGGGAAACCGCCGAGCAGGCCAGACTGCGGGCCACCGAGGACTTCGCCGAGGGGGTGCGCGCCTCGACGGAGCGCCGCGCGCCCCGTTTCACCGGCCGCTGAGTGGTCCGGGCGTGCCGGTCCTCGGGGATTTCGGGCGGGCGGGACGAGCCAGCGGTCAGGCCTGGCCGCGGGCCGCCGCCTCAGCCGGTGAGGAACCGCCCGCCCAGATAGGCCTCGGCCAGCTCGCAACTGTCCCGGGCGTACTCGGAGGCGCTCGGCACCGCGTCCGAGTGCGGATGGGTGCCCAGCCAGGCCACCAGGAGCAGCCGGCGCAACAGGACGAAGGTAGGGATCATCGCTACGTCGTCCGCGGTGAGCGGGCGCTGGCGCTGGTAGGCGGCCAGCCAGGCGGCCACCAGGTCGCCGGCCTCGTCGAGGTGCTCGATGAAGGACAGCGACGCGGCGAGATCCCAGAGGTACCAGCCGAAGCCGCAGTCGTCGAAATCGATCACGCAGACGTCCCCGGTGGACGCATCCCGGGGTACCAGGAGGTTCGCCAGCCGCATGTCGGCGTGGACGAGCCCGAACCGGTCCGGCCCGGTGCCGAAGGCGGCCAGGCGTGCCTCGATGTCGGCCGCGGCCCGGCTCAGCAGGCCCAACGCCGCGCGGCCGTCCCCCCGCGGGCCGTCCCCCGGCGGGCCGGGGCCGTCGGCCAGCGCGGTGACCAAGCCCTCCGACCAGCTCCCCCACCGGCCGGCGTCGCCGAGCATGCTCCGCCAGGTCCACTCGAAGCGGGCGAAGGTAGTCGGGCGGGACCACTCCCGCGCGTGCCGGTGCAGCCGCGCGGTGATGTCCCCGAGCTGCCCGAACGCGCCGCGCAGGGACATGGGGTCCGTCGGTTCCGGTGAACGTCCGTCGACCCATTCGAACAACACGGCGTGCCGCTCGGCACCATCCGGCCCAGCGGGATCCAGCCCAGCGGGATCCGGCGAGGCGGCACTCGGCGGGAGGGTTCCGGTCGCGGCCACGGTCGCCACGGGCCCACCCGCCCTCGTCGGCACGACCGGCGGCGTCACGACCACGCCGTCGGCGCGCAGGGCAGCCACCCACGCCAGCTCCCCGTGAATCTCGACGAGAGTGTGGTACCCGGGCCGGTGCAGCCGCAACGCCCAACGCCGGCCGGTCGCCGGGTCGTCCACGCGGTAAGTGACGTTCTCCGAGACATGCAGCAGGCTCGCCCGCGGCGACGGGCCGAGATCATAGGCGGCGAGGACGTCACCGAGGACGCCATCCAGCCCCACCAGCCCGTCGACGGAGGTCGTGCTCACCGTACGACCACCGGTCCGGGCGAGATGGCGTCCCCGTGGGAGGACGTGACCCCGCGTACCGCTCCGGCCTGCTTGAACCCTTGCCTGAACCCTGTTTCACCAGGGGAAATGGTCCGCATCCATCTTGTTTGCCGGAGTCGGCGGGCCGCCGTCAAGGAACCGGGCCCGGCCGCACCCACCGTCGAAACCCACCATCGAAGAACCACCGCCACGGCAAGAGCACGGCTACGGCAAGAGCACGGCTACGGCAAGAGCGACGACGCGCCCCAGCCTGCCGGGGCCGAACTGCGCGCGCAGCTCACAGCGGCCGACGTCGTGCTGTTCCGCACCCCGCAGTACGCAGGCGCGCTACCTGGAAGCTTCAAGAACTGGAAGCTTCAAGAACCTGATCGACTGGACGATCGGCGGCGGGGAGCTCTACGGTAAGTCCGCTGCCTGGGTCAACGTGGCCGCCCCGAGCCGGGGGAGGGGTGCCCGGGCCGAGCTGGGGACGGTGCTGGACCAGGTGGCTGCCAACGTCAGCGCGTCGGCCTGCGCGTCGTTGCCCGTGGCAAGGGAGGCCATCGGTCCGGACGGCACGGTGAGCGACCCACGGGTGCGTGCCGGACTCGCCGAGGTTCCGCGGGCCGTCGTGCACCACCTCGGCCTGGCAGACACGGCAGACACGGCAGATGTCGCGGACACGGCAGATGTCGCGGCGGGGTGAGCCCATCGCGGCCCACCGGCGACCGACCCGGACGGCCGACCACCGATGGACCCGCGTGTGGGACACCGATCTTCCCTCCCTTGCGCCCTGCGCGGCGTCTCACCCGGACAGGTGACCCGCCGCGGCCGGACACGTCAGTTCGGGATGGGCTGGCAGTTGGGTTGCGGGACGGGTGGGTAGGGAGGGCAGGGTGTGCCGGGCGGCTGGCAGCCCGCGCCGGTGGTGAGCAGACCGAGCGTGACGGCGGCTCCGATGGTCACCAGAATGCGACGGACACCGACAGCTCGCCCGGTTCTTCTCTTAACGGGTCGACGCATATTTGAACCTCTCTCGCGTCTCTCACGTGTTC
Coding sequences within:
- a CDS encoding enoyl-CoA hydratase/isomerase family protein, which codes for MSESGDIAVQTLPGHVAVVEVCRPPHNFFDVRLIQTLADIYDKLGADSDVRAVVLCSQGRNFCAGADFSGASAAEAISADEGAPALYREALRLFASPIPVVAAVQGSAVGGGLGLALSADFRVASPDSRFAANFSRIGLHQGFGISVTLPAVVGRQKALDLLYTGRRVGGQEAFDIGLADRLVPNAELREAAVALAGEVTAAAPLAVRSIRETMWADLVPVIRAATERETAEQARLRATEDFAEGVRASTERRAPRFTGR
- a CDS encoding twin-arginine translocation pathway signal protein — encoded protein: MAAAAAPLSLTGLPPALAAPVPEPRPDPRQTTPAGVGIPGPGSPGSLTSGNSRGLYVGHWDSGAYSTTGFLWRDGTVHVLNGSTEPKAVTEDGLVIGDFVSHYDRQAFRLEHGTSQPQGLGYLGGTHTAGGYSSAAVAVNRAGVIVGTSTTNAGTFHAFRWADNHLQDLGTLGGPSSSAVAVTSAGAIAGSSNTAAGPSHAFRWWRGTLHDLGTLGGPSSTAVAANDAGQIVGYSDTADGHTHAFLWERGRLIDLGTPPGDTESWAIGINNAGQVLVLSRGSSNHAFVWWHGQRATISVPSGDFGVTAINDRGTVAGTANGHAFRWRDGRFTDLGTLGGPYSDANAITPADVVLGSSDPADSPIPLATFWPAPGR
- a CDS encoding NAD(P)H-dependent oxidoreductase, whose product is MVRIHLVCRSRRAAVKEPGPAAPTVETHHRRTTATARARLRQEHGYGKSDDAPQPAGAELRAQLTAADVVLFRTPQYAGALPGSFKNWKLQEPDRLDDRRRGALR
- a CDS encoding phosphotransferase enzyme family protein, with translation MSTTSVDGLVGLDGVLGDVLAAYDLGPSPRASLLHVSENVTYRVDDPATGRRWALRLHRPGYHTLVEIHGELAWVAALRADGVVVTPPVVPTRAGGPVATVAATGTLPPSAASPDPAGLDPAGPDGAERHAVLFEWVDGRSPEPTDPMSLRGAFGQLGDITARLHRHAREWSRPTTFARFEWTWRSMLGDAGRWGSWSEGLVTALADGPGPPGDGPRGDGRAALGLLSRAAADIEARLAAFGTGPDRFGLVHADMRLANLLVPRDASTGDVCVIDFDDCGFGWYLWDLAASLSFIEHLDEAGDLVAAWLAAYQRQRPLTADDVAMIPTFVLLRRLLLVAWLGTHPHSDAVPSASEYARDSCELAEAYLGGRFLTG